A genome region from Sphingorhabdus sp. SMR4y includes the following:
- a CDS encoding spinster family MFS transporter produces the protein MNSNTGPATGGVYRYYVLIMLMLTFMFNITDRLVMSILIEDIKAEFLLSDTQIGLLAGTAFTVFYLLLGIPAGRLADRTNRKTMVAIAVSLWSIMAALCGAAVGFWTLFLARLGVGVGEAGGAPPSVSIITDYFAPHELSRAMGIFTAGAVLGPVLGYSAGGYLAAEYGWRWAFIVLGLPGVLLGIILYLTVKEPVRGRFFPADASAAGVAKQEPFRTAMLSLWRNSVLARVITANAFANVPAFAFAIWLAPILMRKFEITQGEAGLYLGAVLFIGGVPGMIFGGFLADHLAKRTPKWRPWYCALALGLTLPFWASCLLADSLQWTLGLYIVGYILLVSTQGAAYSMMQAAVKPTERGTASAIGSLLANLLGYAIGPALIGVMSDGWADQYGAMSLSYAVMVTAVISLTVSVALFWWTSQAMADTPSGLALEQ, from the coding sequence ATGAATTCCAATACCGGCCCGGCCACTGGCGGCGTCTATCGATATTATGTTCTGATCATGCTGATGCTGACCTTCATGTTCAACATCACCGACCGTCTGGTGATGTCGATCCTGATCGAGGACATCAAGGCCGAGTTCCTGTTGAGCGATACGCAGATCGGACTGCTCGCCGGCACCGCTTTCACGGTTTTCTATCTGTTGCTTGGCATTCCGGCCGGTCGGCTAGCGGACCGCACCAATCGCAAGACCATGGTCGCCATCGCGGTTTCGCTCTGGAGTATCATGGCCGCGCTTTGCGGCGCTGCGGTGGGGTTTTGGACACTGTTTCTGGCGCGTCTCGGCGTCGGGGTTGGAGAAGCCGGTGGAGCACCACCGTCGGTATCGATCATCACCGACTATTTTGCCCCACACGAACTATCGCGTGCCATGGGTATATTTACCGCAGGCGCTGTGCTCGGTCCGGTTCTCGGCTATTCGGCGGGCGGTTATCTGGCGGCGGAATATGGCTGGCGCTGGGCGTTTATCGTGCTTGGACTGCCCGGCGTGTTGCTTGGTATCATACTTTATCTGACTGTTAAGGAACCGGTGCGCGGCCGATTTTTCCCGGCCGATGCGAGCGCTGCCGGTGTCGCGAAACAGGAGCCGTTCAGGACAGCGATGCTGTCGCTCTGGCGCAACTCCGTTCTCGCCCGGGTGATCACGGCCAATGCCTTCGCCAATGTTCCCGCCTTCGCCTTCGCCATCTGGCTGGCGCCGATCCTGATGCGCAAATTTGAAATCACCCAGGGGGAGGCCGGTCTCTATCTCGGTGCGGTGCTGTTTATCGGCGGTGTACCCGGCATGATCTTCGGCGGCTTTCTGGCCGACCATCTGGCAAAGAGAACCCCGAAATGGCGTCCGTGGTATTGCGCCCTGGCGCTTGGCCTGACCCTGCCGTTCTGGGCCTCCTGCCTGCTCGCCGACAGCCTGCAATGGACGCTGGGCCTCTATATTGTCGGCTATATCCTGCTCGTTTCCACCCAGGGCGCGGCCTATTCGATGATGCAGGCTGCGGTAAAACCGACCGAGCGGGGCACGGCCTCGGCCATCGGCAGCCTGCTGGCCAATCTGCTCGGCTATGCGATCGGACCGGCGCTGATCGGCGTGATGAGCGACGGCTGGGCCGATCAATATGGCGCAATGTCGCTGAGCTATGCGGTGATGGTGACTGCGGTGATCAGTCTGACCGTATCGGTCGCCCTGTTCTGGTGGACCAGCCAGGCGATGGCCGATACGCCGTCCGGGCTGGCGCTAGAGCAATAG
- a CDS encoding SDR family NAD(P)-dependent oxidoreductase, which produces MDIPFSLEGRTALIAGASSGFGARFAKLFAKAGANVVLGARRTDRTDALAKEIIDEGGKALAVPLDVTDEASIIAAYDAAEAQFGTVDSIVANAGVAATGRSTDVSADRLQMLLDTNFKGVYLVAREGAKRLIASGSREKENGRIVIIGSITSRLTGEGDSAYAASKAGVTHLGRNLAREWVRMGVNVNTIHPGYIPTEIQGDWYQTAGGQAQIAGFHRRRLQDIESLDPMMLYFSSDASRMVTGSDIVIDDGQSL; this is translated from the coding sequence ATGGATATCCCCTTTTCGCTGGAAGGCCGCACCGCGCTGATCGCCGGTGCATCATCGGGTTTTGGCGCGCGTTTTGCCAAGCTGTTTGCTAAGGCGGGGGCGAATGTCGTGCTCGGTGCCCGGCGAACCGACCGGACCGATGCGCTGGCCAAAGAGATTATCGACGAGGGCGGCAAGGCGCTGGCGGTGCCACTGGATGTTACCGATGAAGCGTCGATCATCGCGGCCTATGACGCGGCGGAAGCACAATTTGGCACGGTCGATTCCATCGTTGCGAACGCCGGTGTCGCTGCGACAGGGCGGTCGACCGATGTGTCCGCAGACCGTTTGCAGATGCTTCTCGATACCAATTTCAAGGGCGTCTATCTGGTTGCGCGCGAAGGCGCCAAGCGGCTGATCGCCAGCGGCAGCCGGGAAAAGGAAAATGGCCGGATTGTGATCATTGGATCGATCACCTCGCGGCTGACCGGCGAGGGCGACAGCGCCTATGCCGCGAGCAAGGCCGGCGTGACTCATCTCGGCCGCAATCTGGCACGCGAATGGGTGCGGATGGGGGTGAATGTAAACACCATCCACCCGGGCTATATTCCGACCGAGATCCAGGGCGACTGGTACCAGACCGCAGGTGGCCAAGCGCAGATTGCCGGCTTCCACCGTCGCCGCCTGCAGGACATCGAATCGCTTGATCCGATGATGCTCTATTTTTCCTCCGATGCGTCGCGGATGGTCACGGGGTCGGATATTGTCATCGACGACGGCCAGTCGCTCTGA
- a CDS encoding NTP transferase domain-containing protein, whose protein sequence is MNPRPGMMLALLAAGQSHRFGDQDKLGALLGGKRLGLHGAAAAADMPFSHRLVIALPDHICAAGWRAMGYQPIANAAAADGQSTSVRLAARQAVQAGASALCIMLADMPFVTSGHLGNLIERFDQAGETRTVASARSGQAMPPAIFPSGALDNLLKLRGDAGARMLLADALLVAGSDQLLMDIDTTDDLAEANRLFR, encoded by the coding sequence TTGAACCCGCGCCCCGGGATGATGCTGGCGCTGCTGGCCGCCGGACAATCGCACCGATTTGGCGATCAGGACAAGCTCGGTGCCTTGCTGGGCGGCAAGAGGCTCGGCCTGCACGGCGCTGCAGCGGCGGCAGACATGCCCTTCTCGCACAGGCTGGTGATTGCATTGCCGGACCATATCTGTGCGGCGGGCTGGCGCGCTATGGGTTACCAACCGATCGCCAACGCCGCCGCTGCCGACGGCCAGTCGACGTCCGTCCGGCTCGCCGCGCGGCAAGCTGTGCAGGCTGGAGCCAGCGCCCTTTGCATCATGCTGGCCGATATGCCCTTCGTGACCAGCGGCCATCTCGGCAATCTGATCGAGCGTTTCGACCAGGCCGGTGAAACAAGGACCGTGGCATCGGCGCGCAGCGGACAGGCAATGCCGCCGGCCATATTCCCGTCGGGCGCGCTGGACAATTTGTTGAAATTGCGAGGCGATGCCGGCGCGCGCATGCTCTTGGCTGACGCTCTTCTGGTGGCAGGCAGCGATCAGCTGCTGATGGATATAGACACGACAGACGATCTCGCTGAAGCCAACAGATTGTTCCGGTAA
- a CDS encoding c-type cytochrome, with product MLKYIRAAALSSLFVLAGCGSDPAPEPLEQIIVREPGTAPAIAAAPADAPASTLIADGKAAFANCSACHSLEQGAPNGVGPNLVGIVGQAAGEVAGFAYSDALKASGIVWTAAELDSFIADPAGKIPGTTMVAGAIAEPSKRQAVIAYIESVTAN from the coding sequence ATGCTGAAATATATTCGCGCTGCTGCTCTGTCATCGCTGTTCGTCCTGGCTGGCTGTGGCAGCGACCCGGCACCGGAACCGCTCGAACAGATCATCGTCCGCGAACCCGGCACGGCACCGGCCATTGCTGCTGCTCCGGCCGACGCACCGGCGAGCACATTGATCGCCGACGGGAAGGCCGCTTTTGCCAATTGCTCCGCCTGCCACAGTCTGGAACAGGGTGCGCCCAATGGTGTCGGCCCCAATCTGGTCGGCATTGTCGGACAGGCCGCCGGTGAGGTTGCCGGTTTTGCCTATTCGGACGCGCTCAAGGCGTCCGGTATCGTTTGGACAGCGGCAGAACTGGACAGCTTCATTGCCGACCCGGCCGGTAAAATTCCCGGTACGACGATGGTCGCGGGGGCAATCGCGGAACCGTCAAAACGACAGGCCGTCATTGCCTATATCGAAAGCGTGACCGCCAATTGA
- a CDS encoding queuosine precursor transporter — protein sequence MTELSKTNLIPRSLFVFAVLYGGMTCIAGILGAKQVAIGPLAVEAGIFPFLLLVVLSSSVAELHGRDVANRLVRLGFVPLITAIVLIQIVLALPTDPGMYEPAKEAFPIILEQGARLMFAGIIAYGVSQFLNVYIFSRLAAMKGRMLALRAAIASALSQLVDTIIFITIAFYGERPIAQLLVGQGSAKVALSFLLVPFLIVFFVKLGQRLDRD from the coding sequence ATGACCGAATTATCGAAAACCAACCTCATCCCGCGATCCCTGTTTGTCTTTGCCGTGCTCTATGGCGGCATGACCTGTATCGCCGGAATATTGGGCGCGAAGCAGGTCGCGATCGGACCCCTCGCGGTGGAAGCGGGGATCTTTCCGTTTCTGTTGCTGGTGGTCCTGTCCAGCTCGGTTGCAGAACTGCATGGCCGGGATGTCGCGAACCGGCTGGTGCGTCTCGGCTTCGTGCCGCTGATTACCGCCATCGTCCTGATCCAGATCGTGCTGGCGTTGCCGACCGATCCGGGGATGTACGAACCGGCGAAAGAGGCCTTTCCGATCATATTGGAGCAGGGCGCACGGCTGATGTTCGCCGGGATTATCGCCTATGGCGTGTCACAGTTTCTCAACGTCTATATCTTCTCGCGGCTGGCGGCGATGAAAGGCCGGATGCTGGCCTTGCGCGCGGCGATTGCCAGCGCGCTGTCGCAGCTTGTCGATACCATCATCTTCATCACCATCGCCTTTTACGGCGAGCGGCCGATCGCGCAATTGCTGGTGGGCCAGGGCTCGGCGAAAGTGGCATTGTCCTTCCTGCTGGTGCCGTTCCTGATCGTGTTCTTCGTGAAACTGGGACAGCGGCTGGACCGCGACTGA
- a CDS encoding xanthine dehydrogenase family protein molybdopterin-binding subunit, producing MGKWTRRAFIGAGVAAGGALVVGIAVRPGDPSDELKASIAGGEGEQLLNSWVKIAPDNRITAIVPHAEMGQGTHSVLAQMLADELDADWDTVAVLEAPGVRTYASADIVRDFLTPKLEVPAILEPTAQGGFLALADMLSLTITGGSFSIRGVGQRSIRTAGAAAREMLIAAAAETWGVPAEEITTANSMVNHAPSNRSATYGALAEAAAKQPVPAKPQRKTVSEFKLMGQPMPRKDIPSKVDGTASFGIDVDIEGMKYAAVKAPPVLGASVTSMDASTAKAMPGVLQILNMGDFVAVIADGYWQAQQALNTIDTTYSEAEGQELDSDAIFARYAQAMDDAGSDGGDIEIEEGDAVSALADAAKTVKADYRVPFLAHATMEPMNCAARIAGGRCDLWLGTQNPIGVRRDVAAALGMDADDVHVENQYLGGGFGRRSITDVPIMAARLAKAAGYPVKMIWSREEDVAQDLFRPSASTRFAAGFDAAGNLDSWTNIHVHSFDPKEAAKIKHYAIPNKLIRKVDAPTHLRFGPWRSVDQSHQGWFIESFVDELADAAGKDPLAFRQTLLAGEARHLAVLNKAADMANWGSPMPDGHGRGIAFIPSFNSVVAQVAEVDMTGAKPRVTKVYCCADVGFAMNPDAVIAQMESAIAYGLTAALYGEITVRDGAVQQSNFHDYNMLRINETPEIEVALINGDHDRIGGAGEPGLPPIAPAVTNAIFAATGKRLRELPIAKHDFA from the coding sequence ATGGGCAAATGGACAAGACGCGCATTCATCGGCGCCGGCGTTGCTGCGGGCGGCGCCCTGGTCGTGGGCATTGCCGTGCGGCCCGGCGATCCGAGCGACGAACTCAAGGCATCGATTGCCGGAGGCGAAGGCGAACAATTGCTCAACAGCTGGGTTAAAATCGCGCCGGACAACAGGATCACCGCGATCGTGCCCCATGCCGAAATGGGCCAGGGCACGCACAGCGTGCTCGCCCAGATGCTCGCCGACGAACTGGATGCAGACTGGGATACGGTCGCCGTGCTCGAAGCGCCCGGTGTGCGCACTTATGCGTCAGCCGACATTGTCCGGGATTTTCTGACCCCCAAGCTGGAAGTTCCGGCGATTCTGGAACCCACCGCGCAGGGCGGCTTTCTGGCGCTCGCTGATATGCTGTCGCTGACCATCACCGGCGGCAGTTTCTCCATTCGCGGCGTCGGACAGCGCAGCATCCGCACCGCCGGCGCCGCCGCGCGTGAAATGCTGATCGCCGCAGCGGCCGAGACATGGGGCGTTCCCGCCGAGGAGATCACCACCGCCAACAGCATGGTGAACCACGCGCCGTCCAACCGGTCTGCGACCTATGGCGCTCTGGCCGAGGCGGCTGCAAAGCAGCCCGTGCCGGCCAAACCGCAGCGCAAGACTGTCAGTGAATTCAAGCTGATGGGCCAGCCGATGCCGCGCAAGGATATCCCCTCCAAGGTCGACGGCACGGCAAGCTTTGGGATTGATGTCGATATCGAAGGTATGAAATACGCAGCGGTCAAGGCTCCGCCGGTGCTCGGCGCAAGCGTCACCAGCATGGATGCAAGCACCGCCAAAGCCATGCCGGGCGTGCTGCAGATTTTGAACATGGGCGATTTTGTTGCGGTCATTGCCGATGGCTATTGGCAGGCGCAGCAGGCACTCAACACCATCGATACCACTTATTCCGAAGCCGAAGGCCAGGAGCTGGATAGCGACGCCATATTTGCGCGCTACGCGCAGGCGATGGACGACGCAGGCAGCGACGGCGGCGATATCGAGATCGAAGAAGGTGATGCTGTAAGCGCACTCGCCGATGCGGCAAAAACCGTCAAGGCAGACTATCGGGTGCCGTTTCTGGCCCACGCCACGATGGAGCCGATGAATTGCGCCGCCCGCATCGCCGGCGGGCGCTGCGATCTGTGGCTTGGCACCCAGAATCCCATCGGGGTGCGGCGCGATGTTGCCGCAGCGCTGGGAATGGATGCCGATGATGTGCATGTCGAGAATCAATATCTCGGCGGCGGGTTCGGGCGCCGTTCGATCACCGACGTCCCGATCATGGCGGCGCGGCTGGCCAAGGCGGCCGGCTATCCGGTCAAGATGATATGGTCACGCGAGGAAGATGTCGCGCAGGATCTTTTCCGTCCGTCAGCTTCCACGCGCTTTGCCGCCGGTTTCGACGCCGCCGGCAATCTCGACAGCTGGACCAATATCCATGTCCATTCCTTTGATCCCAAGGAAGCGGCGAAAATCAAACATTATGCCATTCCCAACAAGTTGATCCGCAAGGTCGATGCACCGACCCATTTGCGTTTCGGTCCGTGGCGGTCGGTTGACCAGAGCCACCAGGGCTGGTTCATCGAATCCTTTGTCGACGAGCTTGCGGATGCCGCCGGCAAAGACCCGCTCGCCTTTCGCCAGACATTGCTGGCCGGCGAAGCGCGCCATCTCGCCGTCCTCAACAAGGCCGCCGATATGGCCAATTGGGGCAGTCCGATGCCCGACGGCCATGGCCGTGGCATCGCCTTCATTCCTTCTTTCAATTCGGTCGTGGCGCAGGTGGCGGAAGTGGATATGACAGGCGCGAAACCCCGTGTAACGAAAGTATATTGTTGCGCCGATGTCGGTTTCGCGATGAACCCGGATGCCGTCATCGCGCAGATGGAAAGCGCCATTGCCTATGGTCTGACCGCCGCCCTATACGGCGAGATCACGGTCAGGGACGGCGCGGTCCAGCAGAGCAACTTCCACGATTATAATATGCTGCGGATCAACGAAACGCCCGAAATCGAGGTGGCGCTGATCAATGGCGATCATGACCGGATTGGCGGCGCGGGCGAACCGGGCCTGCCGCCGATCGCGCCCGCCGTCACCAATGCGATTTTTGCGGCGACCGGCAAGCGGCTCCGCGAACTGCCGATTGCCAAGCATGATTTTGCCTGA
- a CDS encoding SDR family NAD(P)-dependent oxidoreductase: MIDTSIDFTGQTVCIIGGSSGIGNATAQAFRAQGAEVHVTGTRSSEADYDAGEGSDLTGLVYHQLDAGDDAAIIALRQKFTRLDILVCSQGMVLYKRAEFEPENFAKVVQVNLNSLMTCAGQFYDLLKEAKGSLVIISSTAAFHATVGNPGYNASKAGAAGLTRTLGKAWAPDGIRVNGVAPGLIATKMTKVTTDNPKRRDATIRSIPLGRIGDPEDMAGLVLFLASPLAGYIVGQTIIADGGLLL; this comes from the coding sequence ATGATAGACACGTCCATCGATTTTACCGGCCAGACCGTTTGCATCATCGGCGGCTCGAGCGGCATCGGCAATGCCACCGCGCAAGCCTTTCGCGCCCAGGGTGCCGAGGTCCATGTCACCGGGACGCGGAGCAGCGAAGCCGATTATGACGCCGGGGAAGGATCCGACCTGACCGGCCTCGTCTATCATCAGCTCGATGCCGGAGACGATGCTGCAATCATCGCCCTGCGCCAGAAATTCACCCGGCTGGATATATTGGTCTGCTCGCAGGGCATGGTCCTATACAAGCGCGCCGAATTCGAACCGGAAAATTTCGCCAAGGTCGTGCAAGTCAATCTCAACAGCCTGATGACCTGCGCCGGGCAATTCTACGACCTGCTGAAAGAGGCCAAGGGGTCACTGGTCATCATCAGCTCGACCGCAGCCTTTCACGCCACCGTTGGAAACCCCGGCTATAATGCTTCCAAGGCCGGTGCCGCCGGCCTGACCCGCACATTGGGCAAGGCCTGGGCGCCGGACGGCATCCGGGTCAACGGTGTCGCACCGGGCCTGATCGCGACCAAGATGACCAAGGTGACGACCGACAATCCCAAGCGGCGGGACGCAACCATCCGGTCGATCCCGCTCGGCCGCATCGGTGATCCCGAAGACATGGCCGGGCTGGTACTCTTCCTCGCCTCGCCGCTGGCCGGCTATATCGTCGGGCAGACAATTATCGCGGACGGAGGGCTATTGCTCTAG
- a CDS encoding acyl-CoA dehydrogenase family protein, with translation MNLEFTEEEKAFRAEVRDFIDNNYPKDIGTRGVQDELSPEDMLAWHKILGKKGWSVPAWPTEYGGTGWTPTQRYIWGEENARKNTVMPLPFGVSMVGPVIYTFGNEEQKAEHLPGIRSGDVWWCQGYSEPGAGSDLASLKTTAVRDGDDYIINGQKTWTTLAQHADWGFFLCRTDPDAPKPQMGISFILVDMNTPGIEVRPIKLIDGGYEVNEVWLTDVRVPATNLIGEENKGWTYAKFLLAHERSGIAGVARSKRGVEQLKEIAASEMLDGKPLLEDMGFAQKISQLEIDLSALEITELRTLAGEQAGKGPGPESSLLKVKGTEIQQRLTELTLEAVGHYGAPDFRSFPDDGSNDFPIGPDYAHHAAPTYFNMRKTSIYGGSNEIQRNIITKMILGL, from the coding sequence ATGAATCTGGAATTCACAGAAGAAGAAAAGGCCTTTCGCGCCGAAGTGCGTGACTTTATTGACAATAATTATCCGAAAGATATCGGGACTCGCGGTGTTCAGGATGAACTGAGTCCCGAGGACATGCTCGCCTGGCACAAGATTCTCGGCAAAAAGGGCTGGTCGGTTCCGGCCTGGCCAACGGAATATGGCGGCACCGGCTGGACGCCGACGCAGCGCTATATCTGGGGCGAGGAAAATGCCCGGAAAAACACGGTCATGCCGCTGCCCTTCGGCGTTTCGATGGTTGGCCCGGTGATCTACACATTCGGCAATGAAGAACAGAAAGCCGAACATCTGCCCGGCATCCGTTCGGGCGATGTATGGTGGTGCCAAGGCTATTCCGAGCCCGGCGCCGGTTCCGATCTGGCTTCGCTGAAGACCACCGCGGTGCGTGATGGTGACGATTATATCATCAACGGCCAGAAGACCTGGACGACGCTGGCGCAGCATGCCGACTGGGGGTTCTTCCTGTGCCGCACTGACCCGGATGCACCGAAACCGCAAATGGGTATCAGCTTCATTCTCGTCGACATGAACACGCCGGGCATTGAAGTGCGCCCGATCAAGCTGATCGACGGCGGTTACGAGGTCAACGAAGTATGGCTGACCGATGTCCGCGTACCGGCGACCAATCTGATCGGCGAAGAGAATAAGGGCTGGACCTACGCCAAGTTCCTACTGGCGCACGAACGCTCCGGCATCGCCGGCGTCGCGCGGTCGAAACGTGGTGTCGAACAGCTCAAGGAAATTGCTGCCTCGGAAATGCTCGACGGCAAGCCGCTGCTCGAGGATATGGGGTTTGCACAGAAGATCAGCCAGCTGGAGATCGATCTCTCGGCGCTGGAAATCACCGAACTGCGGACGCTGGCCGGCGAACAGGCGGGCAAGGGGCCGGGACCGGAAAGCTCCCTGCTCAAGGTCAAGGGGACGGAAATCCAGCAGCGGCTGACCGAGCTGACGCTGGAAGCGGTCGGCCATTATGGCGCGCCCGATTTCCGCAGCTTCCCGGATGACGGGTCGAACGACTTCCCGATCGGTCCGGACTATGCCCATCACGCGGCGCCGACCTATTTCAACATGCGCAAGACGTCGATCTACGGCGGGTCCAACGAGATCCAGCGCAACATCATCACCAAAATGATCCTCGGCCTTTAA
- a CDS encoding (2Fe-2S)-binding protein: MIKLNVNGLTREVDADPATPILWVVRESLKLPGTKFGCGIAQCGACTVHLDGKPVRSCSTPVSAAEGKSITTIEGIAGAVGTLHKVQQTWIEAQVPQCGYCQSGQIMAATALLEKHPRPTDAQIDAAMAGNICRCGMYGRIRKAIKAAANSEQPAKVEA; this comes from the coding sequence ATGATCAAGCTGAACGTCAACGGTCTGACCCGGGAGGTTGATGCCGACCCGGCGACACCGATATTGTGGGTCGTTCGCGAGAGTTTGAAGTTGCCCGGCACCAAATTCGGTTGCGGCATCGCTCAGTGCGGCGCCTGCACCGTGCATCTCGACGGCAAGCCGGTGCGCAGCTGCTCGACTCCGGTTTCAGCCGCCGAAGGCAAGTCCATTACCACCATCGAGGGCATTGCCGGTGCAGTCGGCACCTTGCACAAGGTGCAGCAAACGTGGATCGAAGCGCAGGTTCCGCAATGCGGCTATTGCCAGTCCGGCCAGATCATGGCGGCAACCGCGCTGCTGGAAAAACATCCCCGGCCAACCGATGCACAGATTGATGCGGCCATGGCCGGCAATATCTGCCGCTGCGGCATGTATGGACGGATCCGCAAGGCGATCAAGGCCGCCGCGAATAGCGAACAACCCGCAAAAGTGGAGGCCTAG
- a CDS encoding acyl-CoA dehydrogenase family protein has protein sequence MDFDFTDEQNMVRDGISRLIREEYDFDTRRSVVASESGWRPELWAQLAELGMLAAPFSEEDGGFGGATEAMIIMEEFGKGLAVEPFVPSVVCAGGALKHGGNSAQREEYIGGIISGEMVFAFAYAEPRGRYDLANLETTAKADGGDYVINGHKAVVIGAPWATHLVVTARTSGGQSDKDGVSVFIVDKAAQGVSTRDYATVDGRRASEVYFENVKVSGDALIGDAGNGLPLIEKVVDEATAAVCAEAVGAMKVTHETTVDYSRQRKQFGTPIGSFQVLQHRMADMLMEYEQSVSMCYLATIKLDEDDATRKKNVSAAKVRIGQAARFIGQSAIQTHGGMGMTDELAVGSYFKRLSIIEGEFGSVDHHMRRHIALTAG, from the coding sequence ATGGATTTCGATTTTACCGACGAACAGAATATGGTGCGCGACGGCATTTCACGCCTGATCCGCGAGGAATATGATTTCGATACGCGTCGCAGCGTTGTCGCAAGCGAATCCGGCTGGCGGCCGGAACTGTGGGCACAGCTCGCCGAACTGGGCATGCTGGCGGCCCCGTTTTCGGAAGAAGATGGCGGCTTTGGCGGCGCCACCGAAGCGATGATCATAATGGAAGAATTCGGCAAGGGCCTGGCGGTCGAACCGTTCGTTCCATCGGTGGTCTGCGCTGGCGGGGCCCTGAAACATGGCGGCAATTCGGCGCAGCGTGAAGAATATATCGGCGGCATCATTTCCGGCGAGATGGTGTTTGCCTTTGCCTATGCCGAACCGCGCGGACGCTATGATCTCGCCAATCTGGAAACCACGGCCAAGGCCGATGGCGGCGATTATGTCATCAACGGTCACAAGGCGGTTGTCATTGGCGCGCCCTGGGCGACGCATCTGGTTGTCACCGCGCGCACGTCGGGCGGACAGAGCGACAAGGACGGTGTCTCCGTGTTCATCGTCGACAAGGCGGCACAGGGCGTCAGCACCCGCGACTATGCGACGGTCGACGGCCGCCGCGCTTCGGAAGTCTATTTCGAAAATGTCAAAGTTTCGGGCGATGCCCTGATCGGCGATGCGGGTAACGGCCTGCCCCTGATCGAGAAGGTCGTTGACGAAGCGACCGCAGCGGTTTGCGCCGAAGCGGTTGGCGCGATGAAGGTGACCCATGAAACCACCGTCGACTATTCACGCCAGCGCAAACAGTTCGGCACGCCGATCGGATCCTTCCAGGTGTTGCAGCATCGGATGGCCGACATGCTGATGGAATATGAGCAGTCGGTATCGATGTGCTATCTGGCGACGATCAAGCTCGACGAGGATGACGCGACGCGCAAGAAGAATGTCTCCGCTGCCAAGGTTCGTATCGGCCAGGCCGCGCGCTTCATCGGCCAGTCGGCGATCCAGACCCATGGCGGCATGGGCATGACCGACGAACTGGCAGTGGGCAGCTATTTCAAGCGGCTGTCGATCATCGAGGGCGAATTCGGCAGCGTTGATCATCATATGCGGCGGCACATTGCGCTGACAGCGGGCTAG
- a CDS encoding TIGR00730 family Rossman fold protein, with protein sequence MQRLAVYCGANAGQDPAYAESTVLLGQAMAKRDVELVYGGGRLGLMGIIADTVLAEGGRVHGVIPEMLKDLEVAHTGITELHIVRNMHERKAKMTDLTDAFVALPGGVGTMDELFEAWSWNALGYHNKPFAILNIGGYWDSLIDFLDKMSEQGFVSAERRKHLIVSDNIDDCLDRLAAACNNETGSFTW encoded by the coding sequence TTGCAGAGACTGGCAGTATATTGTGGCGCCAATGCCGGACAGGATCCGGCTTATGCCGAATCGACGGTTCTTCTTGGTCAGGCCATGGCAAAGCGCGATGTCGAACTGGTTTACGGCGGCGGCAGGCTGGGACTGATGGGCATTATCGCCGATACGGTGCTGGCCGAGGGCGGCCGCGTCCACGGCGTTATTCCCGAAATGCTGAAAGATCTGGAAGTCGCGCACACCGGCATCACGGAATTGCATATCGTCAGAAATATGCACGAGCGCAAAGCCAAGATGACCGATCTGACCGACGCCTTTGTCGCCCTGCCCGGCGGCGTCGGCACGATGGACGAGCTGTTCGAGGCCTGGAGCTGGAACGCACTCGGCTATCACAACAAGCCCTTCGCGATATTGAATATCGGCGGCTACTGGGATTCGCTGATCGATTTTCTCGACAAAATGTCGGAACAGGGATTCGTGTCCGCCGAACGGCGCAAGCATCTTATCGTCTCCGACAATATCGATGACTGCCTCGACCGGCTCGCCGCTGCCTGCAATAATGAAACCGGCAGCTTTACCTGGTGA